The Bradyrhizobium betae genomic interval CTTGATTGCGCCACGATTCGCGGCTCCAATCTGCTGGCAAATTTTCCCAGGGAGACACCCATGATGAAGCAGATTTTTCTCGCCGCGATCGTCGCCACCTTTGCAGCGGGCTCGGCCCTCGCGGACGACACCTGCGCGAGCAAGGCCGTTAGCAAGGACGGCAAGCCGCTCGCCGGAGCTGCCAAGACGTCGTTCATGAAGAAGTGCAAGGAAGACGCCTGCACACCGAAGGCCGTGAGCGCCGACGGCAAGCCGCTCGCGGGCGCCGCCAAGAACAGCTTCATGAAGAAGTGCGAAGTCGGCGCGTAAGGCGCGGCGACGAATTCTCCGCGTCTTTAACGAGCGGCTGCTCCACGAACTCGTCATGCCCGGGCTTGTCCCGGGCATCCACGTTCTTGTTCCCTGCGGCAGGGTACGTGGATGGCCGGGACAAGCCCGGCCATGACGGAAACACTCACCCCCGCTTGAACCGGTAGTCGAACGCCCCGTCCAGCGGTCTGATCAGCCCGACCGTCGGCGCCGGGAAATGGATCGGCAGGATCAGCGTGTCGGTGTCGGCCACCGAGGCGAAGAATTTTCGCCGCGACACTGCCGATATCTTCGCATCCCAGTCCGGCTTGGCCGACCAGTCCGGCTCGCGGCACTGGATCTGGTGATGCATGAGGTCGCCCGCGACCACCGCGCGCTGGCCCTTCGAGAAAATGTTCACGCAGCAATGGCAGGGCGAATGCCCCGGCGTCGGCGTCAGCGTGACGGTGTCGTCGAGCGCATAATCGTCATCCACCAGCAGCGCCTGCCCGGCCTCGACGATCGGCAGGCAATTGTCGCGAAACACGGTCCCGGGTGGATTATTGCCCTTGGCGTTCTCCGCCTCCCACGCCGCATACTCGCCCTTGTGGAAGACGTACTTCGCATTCGGAAACGTCGGCACCCAGCGGCCGTCGCGCAAGCTCGTATTCCAGCCGGTGTGATCGATGTGTAGATGGGTGCAGAACACATAGTCGATCTGCTCGAAGCCGATGCCGAGCGCGAACAGCTCGTTGCGCCAGCGCTCCTTGCCGGGAAAGTCGAACGGCGGCGGATGCCCCTTGTCCTCGCCGGTGCAGGTATCGACCAGGATGGTGTAGCGCGGCGTGCGCACCACGAAGGTCTGATAGGTGATCACCATCATGCCGCGCGCGGCATCGAACACCTCCGGCTCCATGGTCGGCAGATGGCGGGCGAACACGCCCTCGTCATAAGCCAGGAAAAAATCCTGCGGCCGCCGCCACGGCCCCTCCCGCTCGATCACCGCATCGATGGTGATGTCGCCTATCTGCAGCTGCTTCATCGTTGTTCACTCCCCTTTTTGTGGGAGCGTAACGAGAGGCGTCAGCGCGTCAAGGCGCGCCGCGGAATGCTAGCTCCGCAACCCCGGCGCTTCCTGACCGGTCCGCGCGACATATTCCGTGTAGCCGCCGCCAAACTGGTGGATGCCGTCCGGCGTCAGCTCCAGCACGCGGTTCGACAGCGTCGCCAGGAAGTGGCGGTCATGCGAGACGAACAGCATGGTGCCCTCGAAATCCGAAAGCGCGTTGATCAGCATTTCCTTGGTGGCGAGGTCGAGATGGTTGGTCGGCTCGTCCAGCACCAGGAAGTTCGGCGGATCGAACAGCATCTTCGCCATCACAAGCCGCGCCTTCTCGCCGCCCGACAATACGCGGCAGCGCTTCTCGACGTCGTCGCCGGAGAAGCCGAAGCAGCCCGCGAGCGCGCGCAACGAGCCCTGCCCCGCGGTCGGAAACTGGTCTTCCAGCGACTTGAACACAGTCTGCTCGCCGTCGAGCAAATCCATCGCGTGCTGGGCGAAATAGCCCATCTTGACGCTGCCGCCGACCGCCACGGTGCCCTCATCAGGTTCGCTCGCACCGGCGATCAGCTTGAGCAGCGTCGACTTGCCGGCGCCGTTGACGCCCATCACCGCCCAGCGCTCCCTGCGGCGGATCATGAAATCGAGACCGTCATAGATGCGC includes:
- a CDS encoding MBL fold metallo-hydrolase; its protein translation is MKQLQIGDITIDAVIEREGPWRRPQDFFLAYDEGVFARHLPTMEPEVFDAARGMMVITYQTFVVRTPRYTILVDTCTGEDKGHPPPFDFPGKERWRNELFALGIGFEQIDYVFCTHLHIDHTGWNTSLRDGRWVPTFPNAKYVFHKGEYAAWEAENAKGNNPPGTVFRDNCLPIVEAGQALLVDDDYALDDTVTLTPTPGHSPCHCCVNIFSKGQRAVVAGDLMHHQIQCREPDWSAKPDWDAKISAVSRRKFFASVADTDTLILPIHFPAPTVGLIRPLDGAFDYRFKRG